DNA from Prunus persica cultivar Lovell chromosome G6, Prunus_persica_NCBIv2, whole genome shotgun sequence:
CACGGGGAAGCAGATTCAAAGCTCAAGTCTCTTGAGacccctttcttttttctctcttcctcccgATCTCACTCTCtggttctcttcttttttctccaataTTCATACAATGAtatccttctccttctctctcctttccTATCTCCCCCTCCCAACCTTTCTCTGCCTCCTcatcattttctctctcttattaCTCTTTGAAGTCACAAATTTTCATCTCCTTTGAAGTCACAAATCCCCATCTGATTTCATTGAGCCATGGTCGatggttgatgatttttcagAGGGTTCAATTGGGTTTGACAGTGGTGGTTGAATTTGGGTCGAATTTGGATTTGGTTCCACTAGATTTGAATTGGTGGTGGTTGATTCGAGTGGGTGGGTTTGAATTGGTGGTGGTTGATTCGAGTGGGTGGGTTTGAATTGGTGGTGGTTGATTCAAGTGGCTGGGTTTGAATTGGTGGTGGGtggtaggggtgggcacggttcggtttggaccggtttttgcctcaaattagaaccgatccaatactattcatcctgtttggttcggttcggttttaataaaaaaaatttcaaaaactgtccggttcggtttgaaccgatTTCGGTCCGGTTTCGATTCCgattcggttttgaaccggattataaaaattatttttttaaattactttttaatacaattctcaactgaaatattattttttttacttgaaaattaacaaattattcaatttcatataaaaaataaatattaaagtgagaaaagagagatattttgacattgaacttggataaatattatgtttttttttagtgaaattaaaaatatagcattaaatataaatatatattgaaattatatatttttttagtttcaccggttcgttTCGGTctggttcggtttttgaagacatggaaccggatccggaatctgtccaaaccggtccggttaggtttttgactttttggtcaactcgattttttttcagtttggtTCGGTACGGTTCGGTTCGAATTttcggttcgccggtttgagtgcccacccctaatggGTGGTTTGAGTGACTAGATTTGATGACTGTCTGTAGTGATTCTGGTGGTTTGGGGATATGGTGGTGACAATTctaggtgaagaagaagaataagttGGTTATCGTCGAACTCGCTTGCTCTGTTTAGCAAGCTAGCTATTTTGCGAGCCATGTTTCAAGCTCGTTATATTGAACGAGTGGGTGAGGCAAATTTTTTACTGTTAGactatttaatttcatttaagtTAGTCCTCTTCTTACTAAATATGGGTTTTCAAATGCTATTTAATCCAATCTAATATAGTGACGGGTACCAAACACACCCTAAAGGGCCAAGGAAGAAAAACCCCAAAGTTTCAGAGGGCAAACTTGTAGTTAATCCTTTTGGTTTATTATATTCTGGTATGAGGCCACGTGGCACGTCATGAAAATTACCGAAGTGAAAATGGAGGTATTGAAAACTCACAGAAGAGCGGTAAGCAAGCAGGAGAAGGTTCAGCTGTAAAACGGTGTGTGCTAGCCACTGAGAGAGGACCGAGAGAGCCCTTCTCTAtcaatctctttctctctccatctctctctgtcactgttttcttattttattggCCATTTGTCATATTCACCGCAAAATTCTTCTGCCTCCaataaattccaaattttcctccaacaaataaaaaactaaaattaccGAAATATACAGCGTATACATATTCCATAATAGATAGATATAGATAGATAAATAAACTGGTAGAGATTAAATAgctccttcctcttcctcttcatcttcGTCTTTCGCCAGAATCACCGCCACCACCTTCGTCAATCATCATCAGCCTCAATTCCTCAAGCTCAACCCCAAAAGCGTTTCCTTTCTTCCATATCAATCTCTATCTGCCTCTGTCTCTGTTTCTGTCTCATTCCCAATTGTTCATTTCTAGGGTTCTAAATCTGAGAGATCAGAGCCAAGGTGGATCGCATCCCAAagtctcttccttttccttaaatttcataaaggGTAGCTATGGACGGTGATTCCTGGAGCGCTCGTCTTTCCACTGCCTCTAGGCGTTATCAAAACGCTCTTCAATCTCGATCTGGTAAGCTCATTCATTTGTTTccatttctattttcttttctttcttgttgcTTTTGGTTTAATGCCTTGTTTGGTGGGTAATGAAATGTTATGTAAAAAAGCTTTTTTTAAtctgaatttatatatttttctttgtgttgcTTAAAGTTTAGGATATAAGGGAGCTCGCCTAGGCTAATGCTGCTGTTTGTTTGTATATTTTCATTCTACATATTTTTTGCATTAATATGTAGAATTTATATGAAGGTAAAGGAGAGAAATGAGAAGcttgattctttttctttgataagAATAAAAAGCTTGAATATTTCCATTTATCAGTTTTTTTTGACCCAcgaaaataaaatagagaTGATAACCTGAGCTCAATCCAACTACTTGGCTTCAAATCCTGTTGTTCTTCAGTGTTTTACTGTgtcaaatgttttttttaaaggaatgAAGTATCATAATTGTGGTGTTATTTCTTTGATgagctttttttttgttgacatATGAATTGGGTTTTTCGATGCTGAAACCCAGTCAATCAGCCTTGCAATGTTTATGGATTTGCACTTATTGAAACATGGCATTATGTAACTGCAGATATGTTCATGGGGTTTGAAGAATTTGATGGGGATGATGATATAAGGGAGGAATTTCCATGCCCGTTCTGCTCCGAGTATTTTGATATTGTAGGATTGTGCTGCCACATTGATGAAGAACACCCAGTGGAGGCCAAGAATGGGGTATGAATCCTTTTCCGTATCCATCAATAGCTAATTTCTCTAACTTCAACCTTAAAGCGAATAAATTCTAATTGTTTGATGCATATCGATTGAAATCGTAAAGCCTCGATGCTTaagtttatcttttcttaGAGGTCTAGAAAatgctttgttttgtaaaGAAGTGTATCATCTCCAAGCATCATTTTAGTAGAGAAAAAAGTCAATACAACCTTTGCTTAACTCTATTTCACAAAATCCTTGATTTGAAAACCAGTTAGGTTCTTAATATCAAGGAGTACATCTTGTTGATCCCAGATTCTTAAACAGTTAGCATTTTAGCCTTAAAATTTTTGTATGGTTTCAGTTCTCTCTTTTTGAAATATAAGGTAGTGATCTGATGGGAATTATGTAGCTAGCTTCGTCAAGTTATGTGACCTTGCTAAGATATATTATTTGTTAGATGTTACATCTTATCTTATTTCAATGAGGATGGGTCTTGTTTGAGCTTAATTTTACTCATGGTGCCACTGTTTATCTGCAGGTGTGCCCAGTGTGTGCAATGAGGGTGGGAGTTGATATGGTTGCGCACATTACGCTACAACATGGAAGCATGTTCAAaatatccttttcttttttgttgctaTGTGTTATCTTATTCTGTCATAATCAACTTTGTCATTCAATGCAAATTTTTGAGTATGCCATCCCTTTCAAAATAGCCTTTTTATGGAGTCTGAAAAATATGCTAAATGACATGGTTTGAGTCCTTAATTGTTATAGTAAATTATCATTTCTTGCACGAGAGCAAACTCCATTATCCCCATAATTCTTAATTATGTTCTTAGTGTTCCATGTTTATCTCTCCCTGTTTGTGAGCACCTTCCACAAAATCTAGTTGGAGACCTCAAACATGTAAGTCCCATATTACGGTCAGTTAAGTAGCCTTGACGATGACTGTtcaaatttcactttgttttctcttctttgaaCATTTCTGACTTAAAGTCATATTAGGcagttttcttcttggttttcATCATAGTTCTGagatttattatgttttgtatATAAGATTGATCAGATTGAAGACTTCACCCAATGCTTGAATTCCTTAACTAGTAATTACATGCAGCGCAAGAGGAAGACCCGAAATGGTGGAGCTCATTCAACTCTATCTTTGTTGAGGAAAGAGCTGCGGGAAGGCAATTTGCAATCTCTTTTCGGGGGATCTTCCTGTATACTTTCCTCATCCAATGCAGCGCCTGATCCATTGTTGTCATCATTTATTTTGCCTATGGCGGATGATTTCGTCAGTGTTCAGCCTCACTTCTCAATTGAAACGAGCTCAGCCAAGAAAAGCATAGATGAGAGATTGTCAGAACGGTACGTTATTAAATTCTCAACTGCTTTTGATGGACATCTAAAACCTATCTCCCCAGCTTGCTCTAATTATGGCTTTCTAACCTCATGCTCAAGCTGGATGCCCTAAACAATTATGATTTCTAGCTAATACTCCTTTTATGTATACGATGTTTAGAGAAGGGTTGTGCACTATGTAGGCAtgcacagaaaaagaaaaaaagaaaaaataatgcatTCTTGGAAGGGGTAATGATAATGTACACAAACTCTGGTTCTGTTCATATGTTTGTGGCTTTATGCTAAACtatgcatttttcttttcagaaaaCTATATCATGCTTAATTTACATGCctgaaaaaatcataaaaccTCACACAATTGCAAATGCAATATAGTGTCAAATTTCTACGAAGAGCATCAATTCCTTCATTCTATTGCATATGCAACCTGGGcttaattgtttttatttaactttttcCCCTCGGTATGCTTGAATATCCTAGGCCTAACACGTTTGGTCACAGAAATGTGCCGTCACCTCCTTTGTCGATCAAAGATAAGGAAGAGAAGACAAAAAGATGTGCGTTTGTTCAGGGGATGTTGTTGTCCACCATTCTTGATGATGGTTTATGAAGTTCCCATTAGGCTGCTGCAGGAGTGAAGTTTTCACAATCAAGAGAGAGCCCCTGCATTCCGTGGTTGGTTTGTAGCGAGTATGCAAATGTACTGAACACAAAGAGTGTATGGAATGAATAAGTTGTAGGATCGAGTGTAATTATGTGGCATGTGCACTTTAGTTTATAGGCCTGAACAAACTTTCGTATCATCTGTTATTTTCAGGTCGTTATttagtttaaagaaaaaaaaaaaaaaaaaagaatatattttcATTCATGCTTCGCCCCTCAAGTTCCTTTCTGCACTTTGTCCAAGCAATTTAATTCAAGCTTCTCCATCAACCCACTCTTTttctcctccttttttttatctaaGAATGAGCTAAGGCTGAGAGTGTGTGATGGGACAAGAAGTAGAAAATTGAACGTTTGGTGTGCCTAAAATGTGAGGGTACTCTTTTTTCTAGGTAACCCAATCTTTCTAACATGTAAACCAAATTCTTAGGCAGCCTCTTGAAGGAAGAAATGGAGACCtactttcaaaattttgaccGAAATAAAATGATGGGAAGTTTTAAGCCCCAAACATGGCTAGGCTAAAACATGTTTGGTATTGGGATTTGGGGAAAGGCAGtcatctccaccaccacctacCAACTAGAAAACAAATGGCGCTATAAAGTTTGTTTAATTGGGAATGGGTCATGGGTGGGTGTGAAGCATAATTGAGGGGATATGTGACATATGGAGCCAGTTACTTCGTACAGTTGAAGAAAAGGACGCCCAttggaattgaccaaaaataCCAAGGACCCCATTGGAAATATAGATGATAGAACAGTTGAGCTGTTTGTGAAAACATTAGTGGCATTGACGTGGTGGGGCCGGCTGTTGAGCGTGGGCCTGGTGATGCTGGTCTTTTAGTGGAGCGTCTAGTTGGATGACAAACAAAAGGCTGGCTGGTGGCGTGGGTGATGAATAAGTAGCTTGTTAAATTCACCCACTGTCACTTTTTAATTACCAGAGGCATCATTTTTCTGATAGAATCCATATTAGGAAGGGGGACTCGAATTCAAGGCCACGTATGCAAGAGTAACTACTTTTAACCACTTGACAGGCCACGTATGCAAGAGTAACTACTTTTAACCACTTGACCGACAAAAGCATCATTTTATTCCTAAATAGTAAATGCCTGAGCCATGACAAGGCAAAAAGTGTACAATAGCATAGACAGCTAGAATAATAACAATCAGGCTGCAAAGCAATTGGGGAAAAGACAGATACATAGCATTTTTAGTATAGTGGGATCAAATTCCacagagaaaaatataatttgaattaGCCTATCTAAACAATTACTGTAATGGGATTGAATAAGAATGGGGTCTTTTTTTACCTCAGTGGGAGTCAAATCTATAAACAAAGCTAAACAAATAATTGTCTAAATTCCTAACATCAAAATGGGGATGGAGGGGAGGAAGCAGAAAGACACTTGTTGAATCAAATACCTACAGACCTAATCTCAACCACTGCTGTAGTTTCGTATCCAGGATCCTCTTTACGACTTCCCCTACAAAAGATTCAAAACAAGATGAACAGCAACCTCTTATCAGACTTGTCTTTCCGCCCACCGTTAATTCAACGTGGGAGCAGGTTGATGGAGGAGACACAGCAACTACCTCATTGCTTCTGTGCTCACGTCCACATACAGCTAAGATGGTGTGCGTTGATCTCCTCGCAATTTCCTTAAAAGTACCTTTGTCTGAAACACAAGAATACAAGAGTTTGAACGTTCCCATTGGAACAGTAGATAAAAATCTGTTCGTCAAGTATAGAAATACTCATAGGCACTTTAGGCTGCCTCACATATAAGAATCATAAGAATAAGGGGCTGGATTCAGATGAAGGCATTTCACATATCAATGAAGAAATGCCTTCGTCGGAATCAGTCCAAAATGAACTAGGTGATGTTTGCATACAACTCACTTGAAAGTTCACATACCTAAATTAATATCTCGGGACAAGTTATCCAAGTGGCCTTTGACCATCACTTTCAGCTGTTCCTTTGCTCTGTGAAAATCACTCTGTTCTATAGCTGTATTAGGGGTAGGGGGCACGCCACCATCAGATCTAATATTTGATATACTGTTGATGTGATGGAACTGCCCATAACCCGATATTGAATTCATCCCTGTAACTTCAGGCCATAATGCTCCATTGAGAGATCTACCAGCAGATGGTGCAGTTGGATCCTGGATTGCTTGCCTTCTCTGATGGCTTGATGTTGATGAAAGGAAATCATTATCTTGTACTTGTGCTAAAGGGTTTTCTTGCAATCTCTCCTCAAAGAACGTATGGTAAGATGCCTCCATTTCGTCTGTCCTTGTATGTTGTACTGTTGTTTCCCTCCCCTGAGCAGCTTGAGAATTTAAGAAATCATTACTCAAATTATCAGACGAGTTCCTCTCAGTTCTGGCCATGTAACTCGTTCTATTAGCATAAAGGAGTTGTTGAATATGACGCTGTATTAGGCGTCTCCCTGATAAAGTTGGTGCCCCACCCCCCGATACCGGGGAGGCTGCTAGAAAACCTCCAACAGGAACTCTAGGGGATAATGGATTCCCAAATGCTTGAGTAAAATGTGAACGAGGTGAGGAAATCAAATTAAGATCTATCTCTAAGCCTTCATCAAAATTTACAACGGGTGATTGTCTATTAGACAAAATGTTGTTTGTAGTTCTCTGATCAGACAACCGACCCTGAGCCTGTGAACTTGAGGATCCCATAGCTACAGGTCTACAACCCTCACAGTACCAATTACCTTCGGGTACTTCCCGCCCAAGACCAACACAATAGGTGTGAGCAGGTGAATCGCATACATCACACAGTAACATGAGGCCATCTTCCCCACCTTCGTGGCATTCCGTACATATCACATTCTCATAAGGGTCAAGATAACTCCTGAGTTCTTCTTCTGTCGGTTGATAGACCTGCACAAAGAAATAAACCCActtgaacaaaaagaagaagaagcagcagcaaaCAGAATGCAATATAAAGCATGACATAACGAG
Protein-coding regions in this window:
- the LOC18772519 gene encoding protein DEHYDRATION-INDUCED 19 homolog 3 isoform X2, with amino-acid sequence MDGDSWSARLSTASRRYQNALQSRSDMFMGFEEFDGDDDIREEFPCPFCSEYFDIVGLCCHIDEEHPVEAKNGVCPVCAMRVGVDMVAHITLQHGSMFKMQRKRKTRNGGAHSTLSLLRKELREGNLQSLFGGSSCILSSSNAAPDPLLSSFILPMADDFVSVQPHFSIETSSAKKSIDERLSERNVPSPPLSIKDKEEKTKRCAFVQGMLLSTILDDGL
- the LOC18772519 gene encoding protein DEHYDRATION-INDUCED 19 homolog 3 isoform X1; protein product: MDGDSWSARLSTASRRYQNALQSRSDMFMGFEEFDGDDDIREEFPCPFCSEYFDIVGLCCHIDEEHPVEAKNGVCPVCAMRVGVDMVAHITLQHGSMFKMQRKRKTRNGGAHSTLSLLRKELREGNLQSLFGGSSCILSSSNAAPDPLLSSFILPMADDFVSVQPHFSIETSSAKKSIDERLSERPNTFGHRNVPSPPLSIKDKEEKTKRCAFVQGMLLSTILDDGL
- the LOC18772812 gene encoding eukaryotic translation initiation factor 5B produces the protein MVKGGKVSSKRKFTSRIQSKYKDSDDSDEDYVISDEENEVSDDLEEDYCSSVNGDASEESFGSFIEEEEDEEEEEVKKVRKISRPRAKKGSDGFIVDEEEEEDEEEMNHVRKADRSNVQNGFSGRQKNGVKPSRKRRKVAYQEAEDQDYDDEDDDDDEEFTPDEDDFSEVEEKLVVKKKKTNVKVGKRRLKKKGPLRGEKSRKSVASKKPLRKRGRKGQAARRKVRCDDDIENDGDFMDINLPVREKNEKKRVRKRRRCVAPSDSDVVSSGSSDYDYTISEEEREQVREAKELCESLKTNFRSSSVSTNIPEDRLVQQPRKPPRRKGKEKIEQVKVEVGKQVCGICLSEEDKRRVRGTLDCCTHYFCFVCIMEWGKVESRCPLCKQRFKTISKPARSTTGIDLREVVIQVPERDQVYQPTEEELRSYLDPYENVICTECHEGGEDGLMLLCDVCDSPAHTYCVGLGREVPEGNWYCEGCRPVAMGSSSSQAQGRLSDQRTTNNILSNRQSPVVNFDEGLEIDLNLISSPRSHFTQAFGNPLSPRVPVGGFLAASPVSGGGAPTLSGRRLIQRHIQQLLYANRTSYMARTERNSSDNLSNDFLNSQAAQGRETTVQHTRTDEMEASYHTFFEERLQENPLAQVQDNDFLSSTSSHQRRQAIQDPTAPSAGRSLNGALWPEVTGMNSISGYGQFHHINSISNIRSDGGVPPTPNTAIEQSDFHRAKEQLKVMVKGHLDNLSRDINLDKGTFKEIARRSTHTILAVCGREHRSNEVVAVSPPSTCSHVELTVGGKTSLIRGCCSSCFESFVGEVVKRILDTKLQQWLRLGL